A region of Curvibacter sp. AEP1-3 DNA encodes the following proteins:
- a CDS encoding oligosaccharide flippase family protein yields MKSKFRGDTAIYGLAQVAERLVSFFLLPLLTKATSSADYGIWSQLIVVAGLTTPIVLLGLQTALVRTLPRWRNVMQIYNSLVLIAFISAMGAMLLLASVFILFRTELGLFFFGDSSYSKFVVLLAGLIFTEALFEFLVSVLRAEGLIRRIGYYLLLKGVARLGIFLFVLVYLQGPFPEAVLSFVFCQLCFVLLVASIELPVQKIISAGIGPGLPYFGETLRFALPLVALSILTGLNNSIDRFFLTHLLGVHEVAVYAAAYSLAAIAGFFYSILGFSLFPAMSICWAEGRKDDAAQLLGKTVKVYLFFMLPFVVMLSICGPDILKLMATPQYQLPAVAYLFLAGSVGFFGIYQVGAYAVILEGRTRNTIALMGSTAIINIGLNAVLIPLWGLIGAALAICVANGILAYRTFSTMMAILPSASYFQGLLTLVIRSGIIGLMLFLGGALVDYSTLIELVSMLSLVAVLYLIMDFASKDSILRLVISRKSM; encoded by the coding sequence CTGACTACGGTATTTGGTCGCAATTGATTGTTGTAGCAGGACTGACAACGCCGATAGTTCTTTTGGGTTTGCAAACTGCTTTGGTTCGCACTCTGCCGCGATGGCGGAATGTCATGCAAATCTATAACTCGCTAGTACTGATTGCATTTATTTCAGCGATGGGTGCAATGCTACTGCTTGCCAGTGTGTTCATTCTTTTTCGGACGGAATTGGGCCTATTTTTCTTTGGTGATTCCAGTTATTCGAAATTTGTCGTACTGTTAGCAGGACTAATCTTCACTGAAGCGCTATTTGAATTCCTCGTCTCTGTATTGCGGGCAGAAGGTCTGATTCGTCGCATTGGCTATTACCTTTTGCTCAAAGGTGTAGCAAGGCTTGGAATATTTCTATTCGTATTGGTGTATTTGCAGGGTCCTTTCCCGGAAGCTGTCCTATCGTTCGTTTTTTGCCAACTTTGTTTTGTCTTGCTCGTCGCATCGATCGAGTTGCCAGTGCAAAAAATCATAAGTGCTGGGATCGGGCCAGGTCTTCCTTACTTCGGGGAAACATTGAGGTTTGCGCTTCCCTTGGTAGCTCTGTCCATCCTTACAGGACTCAATAATTCCATAGATCGGTTTTTTCTAACTCATTTGTTAGGGGTGCATGAAGTTGCGGTTTATGCGGCTGCTTATTCCTTGGCAGCCATAGCGGGCTTCTTTTACAGCATTCTGGGATTTTCACTTTTTCCTGCGATGTCGATTTGCTGGGCGGAAGGGCGCAAGGATGATGCTGCGCAACTGCTTGGTAAAACGGTAAAGGTCTATCTCTTTTTTATGCTGCCGTTCGTTGTCATGTTAAGTATTTGTGGACCGGATATTTTGAAGTTAATGGCGACGCCACAATACCAACTACCTGCTGTAGCATATTTATTTCTTGCAGGTTCAGTGGGGTTTTTTGGTATTTACCAAGTGGGCGCCTATGCCGTGATTCTAGAGGGGCGCACCCGAAACACTATCGCACTTATGGGTTCAACTGCAATTATTAATATTGGGCTCAATGCAGTACTAATTCCACTCTGGGGGCTAATTGGCGCCGCGTTGGCGATATGTGTGGCCAACGGAATTCTCGCCTATCGAACCTTTTCGACGATGATGGCAATCCTACCATCGGCAAGCTATTTTCAAGGATTGCTGACGCTGGTGATTAGATCTGGAATTATTGGTCTAATGCTTTTCTTGGGGGGGGCTTTGGTCGACTATTCCACTTTAATTGAGCTAGTCTCCATGTTAAGTTTGGTTGCTGTCCTTTACTTAATCATGGACTTTGCCTCTAAAGACTCCATTTTGCGGCTTGTAATTAGTCGTAAGTCAATGTGA